The Cucumis melo cultivar AY chromosome 6, USDA_Cmelo_AY_1.0, whole genome shotgun sequence genome includes a region encoding these proteins:
- the LOC103501621 gene encoding transcription factor MYB97, translated as MTPNTAVGTTGSGGCGGGGGGSNGGEGGLKKGPWTASEDAILMEYVRKNGEGNWNAVQRNSGLNRCGKSCRLRWANHLRPNLKKGAFSPEEERLILQLHAKYGNKWARMAAQLPGRTDNEIKNYWNTRVKRRQRQGLPLYPLDIKPMSAQSQPTTPTSPLPTTMPTTPTSTPTTPTGGGASSIFQFHSPTTMHSHSPLSSPHQHEPHTFTSFPLSPPNSFTFHRPPPILAAPVRFKHFRTNNNNHHTGVNFSHHHPTLMVHSPPPQQLSRVDSFQFPAMTLATTSSSSPHILHNAHSGMVISNCVGGLKQDLPSSTQFHQINVPHTGLTFNDEKIGSGMSFSSAGLLEDLLDEAQVLACDANSNNPKLTSPSSSLVSPEEQRLFDGFHKLAQDSNTCLFLSTKTKEEGDEHGSCGSEDWSKLLNAAMPSNMQLPQWYTNNNKEEHQQISSYGSSGQTNSSSILPIEHHHHNDNIVVGGLDVQHIAALFPVSTTEPQDQSTRTNNNNASCPWDNLPGIC; from the exons ATGACACCGAACACCGCCGTTGGGACGACGGGGAGTGGTGGCTGTGGCGGTGGCGGTGGCGGCAGCAATGGAGGAGAAGGCGGGCTTAAGAAAGGGCCGTGGACGGCGTCCGAGGATGCCATTTTGATGGAGTATGTAAGGAAAAATGGGGAAGGGAATTGGAATGCGGTTCAAAGAAACTCGGGGCTTAACCGTTGCGGGAAAAGCTGTCGACTCCGTTGGGCCAACCATTTGCGGCCAAACTTGAAGAAAGGTGCTTTCTCCCCTGAAGAAGAAAGGCTAATTCTTCAGCTTCATGCTAAATATGGTAACAAATGGGCTCGCATGGCCGCTCAG TTACCAGGAAGGACCGACAATGAGATAAAGAATTATTGGAATACCAGGGTGAAGAGGCGACAACGACAAGGTTTGCCATTGTATCCTCTTGACATAAAGCCAATGTCAGCACAATCGCAGCCGACGACGCCGACAAGTCCTCTTCCTACGACTATGCCAACGACACCAACATCGACACCAACGACACCGACTGGGGGTGGCGCTTCCTCCATCTTCCAATTCCACAGCCCAACCACAATGCACTCTCACTCTCCTTTATCTTCACCACATCAACATGAACCACACACTTTCACATCTTTCCCTCTCAGTCCTCCAAATTCCTTCACCTTCCATCGCCCACCCCCGATCCTCGCAGCCCCGGTCCGATTCAAGCATTTTCGAACAAACAACAACAACCACCACACTGGGGTTAATTTTTCTCATCATCATCCTACTCTTATGGTCCATTCTCCGCCGCCGCAACAGCTCTCCCGAGTGGATTCCTTCCAATTTCCGGCCATGACTTTGGCAACTACTTCTTCCTCCTCACCCCACATTCTTCATAACGCCCACTCAGGAATGGTTATTAGTAACTGCGTAGGTGGTTTAAAACAGGACCTCCCTTCATCAACCCAGTTTCACCAAATTAATGTTCCCCATACTGGGTTGACCTTTAACGATGAAAAGATCGGCTCCGGTATGAGTTTCTCAAGCGCCGGCCTGCTGGAGGATCTCTTGGATGAAGCTCAGGTATTGGCTTGTGATGCCAATTCCAATAACCCTAAACtaacttctccttcttcttctttggttTCCCCCGAAGAACAGCGGCTCTTTGATGGCTTCCATAAGTTGGCCCAAGACTCCAACACTTGCTTGTTTTTGA GCACAAAAACAAAGGAAGAAGGAGACGAACATGGGAGTTGTGGAAGTGAAGATTGGTCAAAACTACTAAATGCAGCAATGCCATCAAACATGCAACTTCCACAATGGTACACAAACAATAACAAAGAAGAACATCAACAAATTTCATCATATGGATCATCAGGACAAACGAATTCATCATCAATTTTACCAATTGAACATCATCATCATAACGACAACATTGTTGTTGGTGGTCTTGATGTTCAACATATTGCTGCTCTTTTCCCTGTCTCCACTACTGAACCACAAGACCAATCTACAAGAACCAACAACAATAATGCCTCTTGCCCTTGGGACAACTTGCCTGGAATTTGCTAA